A portion of the Symphalangus syndactylus isolate Jambi chromosome 13, NHGRI_mSymSyn1-v2.1_pri, whole genome shotgun sequence genome contains these proteins:
- the ZNF565 gene encoding zinc finger protein 565 isoform X2, translating into MIANDVTRPWCPDLESRCEKFLQKDIFEIGTFNWEIMKSLKCGDLEGSDFRADWEREGQFERQVNEECYFKQVSVTYGHMPTFQHHTSHTVRHSRETGEKLMECHECGKAFSRGSHLIQHQKTHTGEKPFGCKECGKAFSRASHLVQHQRIHTGEKPYDCKDCGKAFGRMSELILHQRLHTGVKPYECKECGKTFRQHSQLILHQRTHTGEKPYVCKDCGKAFIRGSQLTVHRRIHTGARPYECKECGKAFRQHSQLTVHQRIHTGEKPYECKECGKGFIHSSEVTRHQRIHSGEKPYECKECGKAFRQHAQLTRHLRVHTGDRPYECKDCGKAFSRSSYLIQHQRIHTGDKPYECKECGKAFIRVSQLTHHQRIHTCEKPYECRECGMAFIRSSQLTEHQRIHPGIKPYECRECGQAFILGSQLIEHYRIHTG; encoded by the coding sequence acttGGAGTCCAGGTGTgagaaatttctacaaaaagatatttttgaaatcGGGACATTCAACTGGGAGATAATGAAAAGCCTTAAATGCGGTGACCTGGAGGGCTCCGATTTTAGAGCTGACTGGGAACGCGAAGGCCAGTTTGAGAGACAAGTCAATGAAGAGTGCTATTTTAAGCAAGTGAGCGTCACCTATGGACATATGCCCACGTTCCAGCATCACACGTCTCACACTGTGCGTCACAGCAGGGAGACTGGTGAGAAACTGATGGAATGTCATGAATGTGGGAAAGCATTTagccgtggctcacaccttatTCAACATCAGAAAACTCACACTGGTGAAAAACCCTTCggatgtaaggaatgtgggaaggccttcagCCGTGCCTCACACCTTGTTCagcatcagagaattcacacagGTGAGAAACCTTATGACTGTAAGGACTGTGGGAAGGCCTTTGGTCGTATGTCAGAACTTATTCTACATCAGAGACTTCATACTGGTGTCAAACCTtatgaatgtaaagaatgtgggaagACCTTTAGGCAGCATTCACAGCTGATTCTGCATCAAAGAACTCACACAGGCGAGAAACCCTACGTATGTAAAGACTGTGGCAAGGCTTTCATTCGTGGCTCCCAACTCACTGTGCATCGGAGAATCCACACGGGTGCCAGACCCTATGAGTGTAAAGAATGCGGGAAAGCCTTTAGACAGCACTCACAGCTGACTGTACACCAGCGAATCCACACTGGTGAGAAGCCCTACGAGTGTAAGGAATGTGGAAAGGGCTTTATTCACAGCTCAGAAGTTACTCGACATCAAAGAATTCATTCTGGGGAGAAACCCTATGAGTGTAAGGAATGCGGGAAGGCTTTTAGACAGCACGCACAGCTCACACGACATCTGAGAGTCCATACTGGCGACagaccctatgaatgtaaggacTGCGGGAAGGCATTTAGTCGTAGCTCATACCTCATTCAACATCAAAGAATTCATACAGGTGACAAACCCTacgaatgtaaggaatgtgggaaagcctttattCGTGTTTCACAACTGACTCATCATCAGCGAATTCACACTtgtgagaaaccctatgaatgcagGGAGTGTGGAATGGCCTTTATTCGTAGTTCACAACTTACcgaacatcagagaattcatcCTGGTATCAAACCTTACGAATGTAGAGAGTGTGGGCAGGCATTTATTCTTGGCTCACAACTCATTGAACACTACAGAATTCATACTGGTTAG